The following coding sequences lie in one Dehalococcoidales bacterium genomic window:
- a CDS encoding YbaB/EbfC family nucleoid-associated protein, which translates to MNFSMMKQAQELKSKLDKAQKELGNIIVEADSGKGAVKVTVNGKQKLLSIKISPEVIDPAKPERLEKLVLQAVNEGQDKSQKMAAKQLKELTGGLKIPGLTSCMPGGKH; encoded by the coding sequence ATGAACTTTTCGATGATGAAACAGGCGCAAGAACTTAAGTCAAAACTGGACAAGGCGCAAAAAGAGCTGGGCAACATTATTGTCGAAGCTGATTCCGGCAAAGGGGCGGTCAAAGTTACCGTAAATGGTAAGCAAAAACTACTCTCAATCAAGATATCGCCGGAGGTGATTGACCCCGCTAAACCGGAACGCCTGGAGAAACTGGTATTGCAGGCGGTAAACGAAGGCCAGGACAAATCCCAGAAAATGGCCGCAAAGCAATTGAAAGAATTGACCGGGGGTCTTAAAATCCCCGGGTTAACCTCATGTATGCCGGGGGGTAAACATTGA